One region of Pseudoalteromonas sp. R3 genomic DNA includes:
- a CDS encoding MarR family transcriptional regulator: MAFDINEFLPYRMVRLANAMSEAFSEVYEQAGLTIPQWRVLVHLAQHPGATAKQLCDLASMDKSTVSRAIKQLQQQGILVAEQSETDKRATEMTLTEQGTVLYETLTPEALSWESNLLGELNPDEKQALLATMKKLEGHFLS, translated from the coding sequence ATGGCGTTTGATATCAATGAATTTCTGCCGTACCGCATGGTTAGGCTGGCCAATGCAATGAGTGAGGCTTTTTCTGAAGTGTATGAACAAGCCGGACTGACCATACCGCAATGGCGTGTATTGGTGCACCTGGCTCAGCACCCGGGTGCAACCGCAAAGCAGTTGTGCGACCTGGCAAGTATGGATAAGTCAACGGTGTCGCGAGCCATTAAGCAATTGCAGCAGCAGGGAATACTGGTTGCCGAGCAAAGTGAGACGGATAAACGCGCCACCGAAATGACATTAACAGAGCAGGGCACCGTGTTGTACGAAACACTGACTCCTGAAGCGCTTAGTTGGGAAAGTAATCTCTTAGGCGAGTTAAACCCGGATGAAAAACAAGCCTTACTGGCAACAATGAAAAAGCTGGAAGGGCATTTTCTTTCATGA
- a CDS encoding DUF1496 domain-containing protein — MKNRSVFFLFTFFLIPLKGHAFGEETNLYLEQLQQVCWYQDLRYTQGAIIKQVDKLYVCSHRYANQPQSPLMWLKLDENGEPVRVEMKGKIRVH; from the coding sequence ATGAAAAATCGGTCAGTTTTCTTTTTATTTACATTTTTTTTGATTCCACTCAAAGGACATGCCTTTGGTGAGGAGACAAATCTATATCTGGAACAGCTGCAGCAGGTGTGTTGGTATCAGGATCTCAGGTATACACAAGGTGCAATCATCAAGCAAGTTGATAAGCTTTATGTCTGCAGTCATCGCTACGCAAACCAGCCACAAAGTCCACTAATGTGGCTCAAGCTTGATGAAAACGGCGAGCCTGTCAGAGTAGAAATGAAAGGTAAAATCAGGGTACACTAG
- the ppc gene encoding phosphoenolpyruvate carboxylase: MQQQYTELKRNVSLLGELLGTTIAHSQGTEVLEKVELIRHLAKSSRSGDVQARETLIETLQSLPDEELLPVCRAFSHFLNLANVAEQQHTISDAGCPQGPFDTLQTTLSEVTAKVAKGDTDLQTAANVIESLSIELVLTAHPTEVTRRTLISKHVELSECLSELADCQDSSLCRNEVISRIEQLICQAWHTNEIRNKRPTPLEEAKWGFAVIENSLWDAVPKFTRTLTHLAEGQLGMSLPEDYAPVSLASWMGGDRDGNPNVTAEVTQSVLDHGRWMALDLYYRDLDVLSSELSMAPANQELKKLTGDHAEPYRALLKQLKADVNETILALEHKIKLLPSSHQDKIRSTEQLMAPLSVCYRSLTECGMEVVANGMLLDVMHRLRCFGVQLCKLDIRQDSGRHCDVLSEVTRYLGLGDYAQWSEQDKQAFLLSELSSRRPLLPKHWQPSEEVQEVLNTFAVIAKQDRAALGIYIISMAREASDVLAVELLLQESGCPFKLPVAPLFETLDDLNNAQEVMQQLFDSSWYKGHVGQQQYVMIGYSDSAKDAGMMAAGWAQYLAMEQLIDVGEKYQVEMHLFHGRGGTIGRGGAPAAQALRSQPPGSLSHGLRVTEQGEMIRFKFGLTPVAIQSLSLYASAIIENNLYPPPQPKSDWRDAMALLSEQSCNQYRDFVRGNADFVSYFRAATPEIELAKLPLGSRPAKRKPQGGIESLRAIPWIFAWSQNRLMLPAWLGALAGIQSVVKEHGESLLGEMSEQWPFFRTRLEMLEMVFCKTDLWLSEYYDARLVPTPLQPLGKLLRSELKEATQFIEKYAPKGSLLSAQPWIRESIELRNPYTDPLNVLQVELLKRTRDKANPDLDSALMITMMGIAAGIRNTG; this comes from the coding sequence ATGCAACAACAATATACAGAATTGAAACGCAACGTCAGTCTACTTGGTGAGTTATTGGGCACTACTATTGCTCACTCCCAAGGTACTGAGGTACTTGAAAAAGTTGAGTTGATCCGACATCTTGCTAAATCATCTCGCAGTGGTGATGTGCAGGCAAGAGAGACGTTAATAGAGACTTTGCAATCTTTGCCAGACGAAGAGCTATTACCTGTATGTCGAGCATTTAGCCATTTTCTGAATCTCGCTAATGTTGCTGAGCAACAGCACACGATTTCAGACGCCGGTTGTCCGCAAGGGCCTTTTGACACATTGCAAACGACCTTGTCTGAGGTGACTGCGAAAGTAGCCAAGGGAGACACCGACCTTCAAACCGCAGCCAATGTTATTGAGAGCCTGTCTATTGAATTGGTTTTAACAGCACACCCGACAGAAGTGACACGCCGCACTTTGATCAGTAAACACGTCGAACTCAGTGAGTGTTTATCAGAACTGGCTGATTGTCAGGATAGCAGTTTATGTCGCAATGAAGTGATTTCGCGAATTGAACAATTGATCTGCCAGGCATGGCACACCAATGAAATCAGAAATAAGCGTCCTACCCCACTTGAAGAAGCAAAATGGGGTTTTGCGGTCATTGAGAATAGCTTATGGGACGCAGTACCCAAGTTTACGCGTACCCTGACTCATCTGGCTGAAGGACAACTCGGTATGAGTCTGCCTGAGGATTATGCCCCTGTAAGTTTGGCGTCGTGGATGGGAGGAGACAGAGATGGCAACCCCAACGTCACAGCAGAGGTCACTCAAAGTGTCCTTGACCATGGTCGCTGGATGGCGCTGGACTTATACTACCGCGATCTGGATGTACTGAGTTCAGAATTGTCGATGGCGCCGGCAAATCAGGAGTTAAAAAAGCTGACGGGAGACCATGCAGAACCTTATCGGGCGTTACTGAAGCAGTTAAAAGCAGATGTGAATGAAACGATATTGGCGCTGGAACATAAGATTAAATTGCTGCCCAGCTCACATCAGGACAAAATCCGTTCGACGGAGCAGCTTATGGCTCCGTTGTCTGTCTGTTATCGTTCTTTGACCGAGTGCGGTATGGAAGTGGTCGCAAACGGTATGTTGCTGGACGTAATGCACAGACTCAGATGCTTTGGGGTTCAGCTATGCAAACTGGATATTCGTCAGGATTCGGGAAGGCATTGTGACGTATTGTCTGAGGTAACGCGTTATCTGGGGCTGGGAGATTATGCACAATGGTCGGAGCAGGACAAGCAGGCTTTTCTGCTTTCAGAGCTTTCTTCTCGACGCCCGTTGTTACCTAAACACTGGCAACCCAGCGAAGAGGTTCAGGAGGTGCTGAACACCTTCGCCGTGATTGCCAAGCAGGACAGGGCTGCGCTGGGTATCTATATTATCTCTATGGCCAGAGAAGCGTCAGATGTGCTGGCTGTTGAATTATTGCTTCAGGAAAGTGGTTGCCCGTTTAAACTGCCTGTGGCGCCACTTTTCGAAACTCTGGATGACCTGAATAACGCACAGGAAGTGATGCAGCAACTGTTTGACTCGAGCTGGTACAAGGGGCATGTTGGACAGCAGCAGTACGTGATGATCGGCTATTCTGACTCTGCAAAAGATGCTGGCATGATGGCGGCGGGCTGGGCACAGTATTTGGCGATGGAGCAGCTGATTGATGTGGGCGAGAAATACCAGGTTGAGATGCATTTGTTTCACGGCCGGGGAGGGACAATAGGGCGTGGCGGCGCTCCTGCTGCGCAGGCGTTACGTTCTCAGCCGCCGGGATCATTGAGTCATGGTTTGAGGGTGACGGAGCAAGGTGAAATGATCCGCTTTAAGTTTGGTCTTACTCCGGTCGCAATCCAGAGTTTGTCACTCTATGCCAGTGCCATTATTGAGAATAATCTTTATCCGCCTCCGCAGCCCAAGTCGGATTGGCGCGATGCGATGGCGCTGCTGAGTGAACAGTCTTGCAATCAGTATCGCGACTTTGTCCGTGGTAATGCAGACTTTGTGTCTTATTTCAGAGCAGCAACTCCCGAAATTGAGCTGGCAAAGTTGCCTTTGGGTTCACGTCCCGCAAAACGCAAGCCGCAGGGAGGTATCGAGAGCCTGCGCGCCATCCCCTGGATATTCGCCTGGAGTCAAAATCGTCTCATGCTGCCTGCGTGGCTTGGTGCCCTGGCTGGGATACAAAGTGTGGTGAAGGAGCATGGAGAGTCACTACTTGGTGAGATGAGTGAGCAATGGCCGTTTTTCAGAACGCGATTAGAGATGCTGGAAATGGTATTTTGTAAAACCGACTTATGGTTAAGCGAATATTATGATGCACGACTAGTACCCACACCCCTTCAGCCTTTAGGTAAGTTACTTCGCAGTGAATTGAAAGAAGCAACGCAGTTTATCGAAAAGTATGCGCCCAAGGGCTCGTTACTATCAGCGCAGCCCTGGATCCGTGAGTCCATAGAGCTTCGTAACCCCTACACGGATCCGCTCAATGTATTGCAAGTGGAACTACTTAAGCGCACTCGAGATAAGGCCAACCCAGATCTGGACAGTGCATTGATGATCACTATGATGGGCATTGCAGCAGGGATAAGAAATACGGGTTAA
- the udp gene encoding uridine phosphorylase: protein MEKVFHLGLSKADLNGATLAIVPGDPKRSERIAEQLDNPKCLAQTREFHVYLGDINGQSIVICSTGIGGPSTSIAVEELAQLGINTFLRIGTTGAIQPHINEGDILVSTASVRLDGASQHFAPLAYPAVSDFHSTSAMVEACEQLGVTYHTGITASSDTFYPGQERYDTFSGYVPKAFQGSCEEWQKLNVMNYEMESATLFTMCAALGLKAACVAGVLVNRTRQEIPNVDHKLVEKNAVAVVIKAAEIVLERTK from the coding sequence ATGGAAAAGGTATTTCACCTGGGTCTTTCGAAAGCAGATCTAAACGGTGCAACACTGGCTATCGTTCCTGGCGACCCAAAACGTTCAGAGCGGATCGCGGAACAACTGGACAATCCAAAATGTTTAGCTCAGACACGCGAATTTCACGTATATCTTGGCGATATTAACGGTCAATCTATTGTGATCTGCTCAACTGGTATCGGTGGACCATCAACGTCAATTGCAGTCGAAGAACTCGCTCAACTTGGCATCAATACCTTTTTGCGCATAGGTACAACCGGTGCTATTCAGCCGCATATCAATGAGGGTGATATTCTGGTTAGTACTGCTTCCGTGCGCCTCGATGGTGCCAGTCAACATTTTGCACCGCTTGCCTATCCAGCCGTTTCTGATTTTCACAGCACATCAGCCATGGTCGAGGCCTGTGAGCAGTTAGGTGTGACCTATCATACCGGTATCACCGCTTCTAGTGATACATTCTATCCTGGTCAGGAGCGCTATGATACCTTCTCTGGTTACGTGCCAAAAGCGTTCCAGGGCTCATGCGAAGAGTGGCAAAAGCTCAATGTAATGAACTATGAAATGGAGTCAGCGACGCTCTTTACAATGTGTGCTGCTTTGGGCCTAAAAGCAGCCTGTGTAGCGGGCGTACTGGTTAATCGTACACGCCAGGAAATCCCGAATGTTGACCACAAACTGGTAGAGAAAAACGCAGTCGCAGTTGTCATCAAAGCGGCCGAAATCGTACTAGAAAGAACAAAGTAG
- a CDS encoding TIGR02647 family protein yields the protein MAFDEKLMAELELLVKFPRSSLHQGIKIHKNADQGILAAAERLYAKGVIDQPDGGYLTDLGHDLLTHLDQVHSALK from the coding sequence ATGGCATTTGATGAAAAACTAATGGCTGAGTTGGAACTACTGGTGAAGTTTCCACGTAGTAGTTTGCACCAGGGGATAAAAATACACAAAAATGCAGATCAGGGTATATTAGCAGCTGCAGAGCGCTTATATGCGAAAGGGGTTATCGATCAGCCCGACGGGGGTTACTTAACAGACCTTGGACATGACTTGCTAACTCATTTAGACCAGGTACATAGTGCTCTTAAGTAA
- the cdd gene encoding cytidine deaminase: MVDTDNKLNPSVLEVCKSANGVLTPDLQNQIKSLLGCDNTQLGQALLPYAASFAQAPISSFLVGAVAYDKNTECYFLGANLEFSHRALSLVVHAEQAAINNAWLNGAQEISRIDITAAPCGYCRQFMNELKNAKQLKITLPTGETTLSQLLPGDFGPTDLGNQEALFGSKPMEIQSTDGLSEELINHLSQVYAPYTKNVAAAELVMTSGRRFYGRYIENAAYSPSLSPMQSALSQLAMSGEILAEAKLERATLVETKGRENQRAVTEAVISSFNGALKLQYHAIEIK, encoded by the coding sequence ATGGTAGACACTGACAACAAGTTAAACCCTTCCGTTTTGGAAGTGTGTAAATCCGCCAACGGGGTATTAACCCCCGATCTTCAGAACCAGATCAAGTCCCTTCTAGGATGTGATAACACGCAATTAGGTCAAGCCCTGTTACCTTATGCTGCGAGTTTTGCTCAGGCGCCTATTTCATCTTTTTTGGTAGGTGCTGTTGCTTATGACAAAAACACTGAATGCTATTTCTTAGGGGCAAACCTGGAATTTTCTCACCGGGCGCTCTCTTTGGTTGTTCATGCTGAGCAGGCCGCAATTAATAATGCCTGGTTAAACGGGGCTCAGGAAATCTCTCGAATAGATATTACTGCTGCGCCTTGTGGGTATTGTCGCCAGTTTATGAATGAGCTGAAAAACGCAAAACAGCTCAAAATCACCTTGCCAACGGGGGAGACGACCTTATCTCAATTACTTCCGGGGGATTTTGGCCCTACGGATTTGGGCAATCAGGAGGCACTGTTTGGCAGTAAACCAATGGAGATACAGAGCACTGATGGCCTGTCCGAAGAGTTAATCAATCATTTGAGTCAAGTTTATGCGCCTTATACAAAAAATGTGGCGGCGGCTGAGTTGGTGATGACAAGCGGCAGGCGTTTCTACGGCCGTTATATAGAAAATGCAGCATACAGCCCAAGTTTATCGCCTATGCAGAGTGCGCTTAGTCAGTTGGCGATGAGTGGTGAAATACTGGCAGAGGCAAAGCTCGAACGCGCTACTTTGGTAGAAACAAAGGGAAGAGAAAACCAAAGGGCAGTGACAGAAGCTGTGATAAGCAGTTTTAACGGTGCGTTAAAACTGCAGTATCATGCGATCGAAATAAAGTAG
- the hmgA gene encoding homogentisate 1,2-dioxygenase: MSAEFEYMSGFGNEFETEALPGALPVGQFSPQKVKYDLYAEQYNTTAFTAPRAENRRNWFYRIRPSVVQGDYQAMNNGLLRTAPITEVPTPPTMLRWNPVEVPAEKTDFIDGLVTMAANGSANGQAGIGIHVYVANASMEGRYFYNADGELLFVPQLGELVLHTECGKLAIKPGEIAVIPRGIKFRVELLSEQVRGYICENYGNPYILPERGPVGANGYTNERDFLYPVAAFEDLEGDFELVAKFNGNLFRCDIGHSPLDVVAWTGNSAPYKYDLARFNVMNTVSFDHPDPSIFTVLTSPSGTPGVANVDFVIFPPRWMVAENTFRPPYYHRNIMSEFMGLIEGVYDAKEHGFVPGGMSLHNCMSPHGPEADVFEKASNAELEPQRYENTLAFMFESRYVISPTKYALEGKERQPNYLDCWKGIKKYYKGA, encoded by the coding sequence ATGAGTGCAGAATTCGAGTATATGAGCGGTTTTGGCAATGAATTTGAAACCGAAGCCCTACCCGGCGCCCTACCAGTCGGTCAGTTTTCACCACAAAAAGTAAAATACGACCTTTACGCAGAGCAATACAACACGACCGCTTTCACAGCGCCGCGTGCTGAGAACCGCAGAAACTGGTTCTACCGTATTCGACCATCAGTTGTTCAGGGCGATTATCAGGCGATGAATAACGGCCTGCTGCGCACAGCCCCAATCACTGAGGTGCCTACGCCACCAACCATGCTGCGCTGGAACCCAGTCGAAGTACCTGCTGAGAAAACTGATTTTATCGATGGCTTAGTTACTATGGCTGCGAATGGCAGCGCTAACGGCCAAGCTGGTATCGGCATCCACGTATACGTTGCTAACGCTTCTATGGAAGGTCGTTATTTCTACAATGCAGACGGCGAATTACTCTTCGTTCCTCAGCTTGGTGAGCTGGTACTGCACACTGAATGTGGCAAGCTGGCAATTAAGCCTGGCGAAATTGCTGTGATCCCGCGTGGTATTAAGTTCCGTGTAGAACTACTCAGTGAACAAGTTCGTGGTTATATCTGCGAAAACTATGGCAACCCATACATCTTGCCTGAGCGCGGTCCTGTAGGCGCGAATGGCTATACCAATGAACGCGATTTCCTTTACCCGGTGGCAGCGTTCGAAGATCTGGAAGGTGATTTTGAACTCGTTGCTAAATTCAATGGTAACCTGTTCCGTTGTGATATCGGACATTCGCCACTTGATGTTGTTGCCTGGACAGGTAACAGTGCCCCGTATAAGTATGACCTTGCCCGTTTCAATGTCATGAATACGGTAAGTTTTGATCACCCTGACCCGTCAATTTTTACCGTTCTGACGTCGCCTTCTGGCACACCAGGTGTTGCAAACGTCGACTTTGTGATTTTCCCACCGCGCTGGATGGTGGCAGAGAATACTTTCCGTCCGCCATACTATCACCGTAACATCATGAGTGAATTTATGGGTCTGATTGAAGGTGTATACGATGCCAAAGAACACGGCTTTGTTCCCGGCGGAATGAGCTTGCACAACTGCATGTCTCCACATGGTCCTGAAGCGGATGTATTTGAAAAAGCATCTAACGCAGAGCTTGAGCCGCAGCGTTATGAAAACACACTGGCCTTCATGTTTGAGTCACGCTATGTGATTTCACCGACTAAGTATGCATTAGAAGGTAAAGAGCGCCAGCCGAATTATCTTGATTGCTGGAAAGGTATCAAGAAGTATTATAAAGGTGCCTAA
- a CDS encoding transporter substrate-binding domain-containing protein produces the protein MIRWLIYPWLMLGSVAAHAYTLTLVTENFAHFQYVNGEGELVGHAAEKVVKVLNEADIEYQLSVDNWSISYNSAKRDPNTCIFSIAKSKHRNELFTWVFPIGSFTTSFYALKTANIRIDNLEQARQYKIAVIRDNFSHQFLKSHGFTEGQQLLLIQSFDKIFQLLATRRDSVDLVILSDAQFDHKSKSEPMSSELERVMTLNKMNSQLYFACNKKVPPSVTSRIKAAYDRLY, from the coding sequence TTGATACGCTGGCTGATTTACCCGTGGTTAATGCTAGGGAGTGTCGCTGCACATGCTTATACACTGACTCTGGTTACTGAAAACTTCGCACATTTTCAATATGTAAATGGCGAGGGGGAGTTGGTTGGCCATGCTGCGGAAAAAGTCGTAAAAGTATTAAATGAGGCAGATATTGAATATCAGTTATCGGTAGACAACTGGAGTATCTCTTATAATAGTGCAAAGCGCGACCCAAACACCTGTATTTTTTCTATTGCCAAAAGCAAGCATCGAAATGAATTATTTACATGGGTGTTTCCTATTGGCAGCTTTACAACTTCCTTTTACGCCCTAAAGACGGCAAATATTCGCATCGACAACCTGGAACAAGCCCGGCAGTACAAAATAGCGGTTATTCGAGATAATTTTAGTCATCAATTTCTTAAGAGCCACGGTTTTACTGAAGGTCAACAGCTTTTGCTAATTCAGTCATTTGATAAAATATTTCAGCTACTTGCCACACGCCGAGATAGTGTTGATTTGGTGATTCTGAGTGACGCCCAGTTTGACCATAAGAGCAAGAGCGAGCCAATGAGCAGTGAACTTGAGCGTGTTATGACACTCAACAAAATGAACTCCCAGCTTTATTTTGCCTGCAATAAGAAAGTCCCTCCGAGTGTCACTAGCCGTATTAAAGCTGCCTATGACCGCTTGTATTAG
- a CDS encoding VF530 family protein encodes MSGSQPNNPLHGVKLQDIVERLVEQLGWEAMSEAVNINCFKKDPSVKSSLKFLRKTPWAREKVEALYIDTFHGFSWPEIKKP; translated from the coding sequence ATGAGCGGATCACAACCCAATAATCCATTACACGGTGTCAAACTTCAGGATATTGTTGAGCGCCTGGTTGAACAACTCGGCTGGGAAGCAATGTCTGAAGCGGTAAATATCAATTGCTTCAAAAAAGACCCTTCAGTGAAATCGAGTCTGAAGTTTCTGCGTAAAACACCATGGGCAAGAGAGAAAGTAGAAGCACTCTATATAGATACTTTTCATGGCTTTAGCTGGCCGGAGATTAAGAAGCCCTAA
- a CDS encoding DUF2189 domain-containing protein, which produces MPATQSIDKHNEFARCFESNKLSPFVAFHWLALAFKDIARAPLLSLIYGLVFTTIPAAIMWLAFEVETHLVILPAAVAFALIGPAFAAGLYDVAWELEKGHKPTLSHSLKSMFRNPAGEWGFAILLMVIMIVWMRLAALIHALYPNVPNPNFEQLSAFLGLGTLVGGILVVTVFAISAFTPQIMMERRVDIMTAVVSSIHAVRSNAAAMIVWGATIGVLVIVGFLTGTAGFIVIMPLLAYASWHGYIATIKTKKPRKYE; this is translated from the coding sequence ATGCCTGCAACACAATCGATAGACAAGCACAACGAGTTTGCCCGCTGTTTTGAAAGCAATAAGCTAAGCCCATTTGTGGCGTTTCATTGGCTCGCACTCGCCTTTAAAGACATTGCCCGAGCACCTTTGCTCAGTTTAATTTATGGACTGGTTTTTACAACAATTCCTGCCGCCATTATGTGGCTTGCGTTTGAAGTTGAAACACACCTTGTGATTTTGCCAGCCGCTGTTGCGTTTGCATTGATAGGTCCTGCATTTGCCGCCGGGCTATATGATGTCGCCTGGGAGCTTGAAAAAGGCCATAAGCCAACTTTAAGTCATAGCCTCAAAAGTATGTTCAGAAATCCTGCCGGCGAGTGGGGATTTGCGATTTTACTTATGGTCATTATGATAGTTTGGATGCGCCTGGCGGCATTGATACATGCATTATACCCAAATGTGCCAAACCCCAACTTTGAGCAGCTTTCAGCCTTTTTGGGTCTGGGAACTTTGGTGGGAGGAATTCTTGTGGTGACAGTTTTTGCGATTTCGGCGTTTACACCTCAGATTATGATGGAGCGTCGTGTAGATATAATGACAGCAGTGGTGTCGTCAATTCATGCGGTACGGTCTAATGCTGCAGCGATGATAGTTTGGGGGGCAACCATAGGTGTTCTAGTTATAGTAGGCTTCCTGACAGGTACGGCTGGGTTTATTGTCATTATGCCACTGCTGGCCTATGCGAGCTGGCACGGCTATATTGCGACAATCAAAACTAAAAAGCCAAGAAAATACGAATAA
- a CDS encoding arginase family protein: MSDSKVKFHQKIENCLCPPGDGVFTVNTAKERKAALREKLYGQTENIEPLWKESLNTLTDSKYKAAILGVSSDCGGGILRGANWGPLFLRSTLLTQQPQVSAFDLGDVRVIPHLLHDKYLNEGTISNCQKALYQDENSEYHVSPLSITEDVCDGFYAHYPEKGIFGIGGDHSISYPLTKAYLKAKREQGKRTAIIHFDAHTDLLVERLGIDLCFGSWCTHILEFLPAPHHLIQFGIRSSGKSKAHWESTFGVKQHWAHEIREQGASAIVDQVIKQLKEDKVDELYVSFDIDALDEEFAAATGTPESGGMTPDEAMTILTALSKEFPITGADMMEIAPFTDSSLSGSSSSETTLREGAKLSAFLIDAINKS; encoded by the coding sequence ATGAGTGATAGCAAGGTAAAATTTCATCAGAAAATAGAAAACTGTTTATGTCCCCCTGGCGACGGTGTGTTTACTGTCAACACGGCAAAAGAGAGAAAAGCTGCGTTGCGTGAAAAGCTTTATGGACAGACAGAAAACATTGAGCCTCTTTGGAAAGAGTCACTGAATACACTGACTGATAGCAAGTACAAAGCTGCCATTTTGGGGGTCAGTTCAGACTGTGGCGGCGGTATCTTAAGAGGTGCCAACTGGGGACCCTTGTTCCTTCGTTCCACACTGTTGACACAGCAGCCTCAAGTCAGCGCGTTTGATTTGGGTGACGTTCGGGTTATTCCTCACTTGCTGCATGATAAATACCTTAATGAGGGAACCATCAGTAACTGTCAGAAGGCCTTATATCAGGACGAAAACAGTGAATACCATGTGTCTCCGCTTTCTATCACAGAAGATGTTTGTGATGGTTTTTATGCGCATTATCCTGAGAAAGGGATCTTTGGCATTGGTGGTGATCACTCCATTAGTTACCCGCTTACCAAGGCGTATCTTAAAGCCAAACGTGAGCAGGGTAAGCGCACTGCCATTATTCACTTTGATGCACATACAGATTTGCTCGTTGAGCGATTAGGTATTGATCTGTGCTTTGGTTCTTGGTGTACACATATTCTAGAGTTTCTTCCTGCACCGCACCACCTTATTCAGTTTGGGATCCGCTCAAGCGGTAAGAGTAAAGCACATTGGGAGTCTACATTTGGCGTCAAGCAACATTGGGCACACGAAATTCGTGAGCAGGGCGCAAGTGCAATCGTAGACCAGGTGATTAAGCAGCTTAAAGAAGATAAAGTCGATGAGCTGTATGTCAGTTTTGATATTGATGCGCTCGATGAAGAGTTCGCTGCAGCGACCGGTACACCAGAATCTGGCGGTATGACACCTGATGAGGCAATGACCATTTTAACGGCGTTAAGCAAAGAGTTTCCGATCACGGGAGCAGATATGATGGAAATCGCGCCATTTACAGATAGCTCACTGTCAGGCTCGTCTAGCTCAGAGACGACGCTTCGAGAAGGGGCGAAATTGTCCGCTTTTCTGATTGACGCCATCAATAAAAGCTAA
- the maiA gene encoding maleylacetoacetate isomerase: MKLYTYFRSSAAYRVRIALNLKQLDHELVPVNLLKSEQQGADYLSKNAQGLLPALETDQGMLAQSLAILEWLEEAFDATPLLPDDAWQKAQVRNFSYAIACDIHPIDNLRVLKYLSNELSVSDEQKNTWYRHWVIEGFKKLEVMLGDDTFCFGDTPTLADVCLVPQVYNALRFNVDMSEFPKIARIYEHCNTLSAFTQAAPENQPDAPQ, from the coding sequence ATGAAACTGTACACCTATTTTCGTTCTTCCGCTGCATATCGTGTTCGCATCGCATTAAACCTGAAACAACTGGATCATGAACTTGTTCCAGTTAACTTGCTGAAATCAGAGCAACAAGGCGCTGATTATCTAAGTAAAAATGCACAGGGTCTGTTACCCGCACTTGAGACTGACCAAGGTATGCTGGCACAGTCGTTGGCTATACTCGAATGGCTTGAGGAAGCATTTGATGCAACACCATTATTGCCAGATGACGCCTGGCAAAAGGCTCAGGTACGCAACTTTAGCTATGCTATCGCTTGTGATATTCACCCTATTGATAATCTGAGAGTACTGAAGTATCTGAGTAATGAGCTATCAGTCTCAGATGAGCAAAAAAATACCTGGTATCGACACTGGGTAATTGAAGGTTTTAAAAAGCTGGAGGTTATGTTGGGTGATGACACCTTTTGCTTTGGTGATACGCCGACGCTAGCTGACGTTTGTTTGGTACCACAAGTTTACAATGCCCTGCGTTTCAACGTTGATATGAGTGAGTTTCCAAAAATTGCCCGAATCTACGAACATTGTAATACGCTCAGTGCATTTACACAGGCTGCACCGGAAAATCAGCCTGACGCACCTCAGTAA